AACTACTTCATTTAAAGAAGGGGTAAAATTACGATTTTTTCTTAATGATATGCAGGCTGCATTAAGTTCTTTAACAAAAATTAATAAAACCAGAGAATACTTTTTAGGTTTTATAAAAGACATTTTTGATTTTAAAATAAAAGACGGGATAATTAAGCTATATGATATTAAACCCGGGATAATTTATTTCGGAAAGGCGATATCATTTTTATTCAGGCTTCAAGGGAAACACGAACATGATGTTTGATCTTCATATCCATTCAAAATATTCCTATGACTCGTTTTCCGAACCGGAAGCTATAGTTAAAACCGCCAGAAAAATCGGGTTAAACGGCATAGCTATTGTGGACCATGACTCTATTAAGGGAGCCCTTGAAGCGCAAAAGTATGCAGGCAGTGATTTTTTCGTAATAAACGGTGAAGAAATATATACAAAAGAATGTGAAATAATAGGGCTTTTCCTGAAAGAAGAGGTTCATGCAAATAACGTTATGGAAGCCATAAATGAGATAAAAAAACAAGGCGGAATAGCCGTACTTCCTCATCCTTATAAAAGAGCAGCAACGATCAGTGAAAATATCCTTGAAAATATTGACGCCATAGAAGCATTCAATTCAAGAGGCGAAAATTCAAGGGCAAGCAAAAACAATGAAAGGGCCTTTGAGCTTGCAAAAAAATATAGCCTGCCTGTAATCTGCGGCAGTGATGCTCACTTTTTATTCGAGATAGGTAGGTCAGTCTGTACAATAGATACTGCTTCAGATATGACAGAGTTAAAGAATTCTATCTTAACCGGAAAAACTAAAATCGGCGGAAGAACATCATCTCTTTTAAATGAGTTCATGAGCCAGATAGTCAAAATGATAAAATTAAGAAAACCTTCCATGCTTTTAAGAGCTCCCAGGAAGATTATAAAAATGTTTTTTTGCAGGGATAAATAATGAGGATAGCAATAGACGGCAGGGCGCTAAATAAATATAAACCCGACAGTATCGGCAGTGAACTCTCTGAGGCTGTTAATTCTATAGCCGGTATCAGAAAAGATTGGGAGTTGCTTGTAATCCTGAACCAGTTCGGTGAGTTTAAACCTGTTTTACCGAACGTAAATACCTTATCCATAAAAGAATTCCTATCTTTAGCGGCAGACCAGATCGCGATACCCCGGCTTTTAAAACGCCACAATATCGATGTGTTTTATTCTCCGTATTTCAGGTGCCCCGTTCTTTCAAAGGCACGCAAAATCATAACTATCCATAACTTCACTTATTTAGTCCTGAAAGTCCTTTATGCGGAAAAAGATGTCAGCCAAAGCATAAAATTAAATATTGCCTGGAAAAAAATACTGGCTGACAGTGCCTCTAAGATAGTTGCCCAATCCCAGAATTCCGCAAATGATATTGTAAATATTTTGAAAATACGGGAAGATAAAATATCCGTTGTTTCTCCAAGTATAAGCAATAACTTTATGCCTCAAAACGAAGAAAACATTACGGCGGTAATGAAGAAATATGCCGTAACGAAACCATATATTTTATACGTCGGAAATTCAAGGCCTTATAAGAACGTCGATAACTTAGTCAAAGCTTTTGAAAAATTGCCTAAAACCTTCCGGGACGAATATAACCTGGTGCTGGCTGGTGTAGGGGAATTTAAAACAGGCTTGAAAAACTGCATTACTATAGATTTTATCCGGCACAACAACGATGACCTCCCTTCTTTATACAGCGGTGCGAAATTATTCGTATTTCCGTCATTATACGAGGGTTTTTGCTTTGCGCCTCTTGAAGCCATAGCCTGCGGCTGCCCGGTACTAAGCTCCAATACATCCTCAATGCCTGAAATATTAAATGATGCCTGCTCATATTTCAACCCTAACAACATAGAAGAGCTGTCAAAGAAAATCCATACAATCCTTAACACTACTTCGCTTTTAGAGGAATTAAGGGAAAAAGGCCTTAAGCGTGCATCCCATTTTTCAATTACGAATAGCTCAAATGAATTTATAAAACTAATAGAAACACTTATCAGCGGATAGCGTTTAGCGTAGAGCGAATAGAAAAAGCTTTTTGTCTTGTATACGCTGAATGCATAAAAATATGAATAATAAAATAAAAATAATACATATTATTACGCGCATTGATGTCGGAGGGACTGCTGATGATATTACAACTATTTT
The Candidatus Liberimonas magnetica DNA segment above includes these coding regions:
- a CDS encoding glycosyltransferase family 4 protein — its product is MRIAIDGRALNKYKPDSIGSELSEAVNSIAGIRKDWELLVILNQFGEFKPVLPNVNTLSIKEFLSLAADQIAIPRLLKRHNIDVFYSPYFRCPVLSKARKIITIHNFTYLVLKVLYAEKDVSQSIKLNIAWKKILADSASKIVAQSQNSANDIVNILKIREDKISVVSPSISNNFMPQNEENITAVMKKYAVTKPYILYVGNSRPYKNVDNLVKAFEKLPKTFRDEYNLVLAGVGEFKTGLKNCITIDFIRHNNDDLPSLYSGAKLFVFPSLYEGFCFAPLEAIACGCPVLSSNTSSMPEILNDACSYFNPNNIEELSKKIHTILNTTSLLEELREKGLKRASHFSITNSSNEFIKLIETLISG
- a CDS encoding PHP domain-containing protein, whose translation is MMFDLHIHSKYSYDSFSEPEAIVKTARKIGLNGIAIVDHDSIKGALEAQKYAGSDFFVINGEEIYTKECEIIGLFLKEEVHANNVMEAINEIKKQGGIAVLPHPYKRAATISENILENIDAIEAFNSRGENSRASKNNERAFELAKKYSLPVICGSDAHFLFEIGRSVCTIDTASDMTELKNSILTGKTKIGGRTSSLLNEFMSQIVKMIKLRKPSMLLRAPRKIIKMFFCRDK